DNA sequence from the Astatotilapia calliptera unplaced genomic scaffold, fAstCal1.2 U_scaffold_22, whole genome shotgun sequence genome:
TGGGCCAGAAAAACCTAAAACGCAGTCTAGCCAATGTCTTAGAAACACCCAAGTGACCTGCTGTGGGGTGGTCATGGTAATAGTCCAGCAAGGTGCCTCTCATGGAAGTAGGGgcaaacagtttcagctctttcAAAGGGTGCAAAGCACATGTGGACTTGGGTTCTCTGTGATACAAAAGAGAGTCATACACAACATACTGTAACAAGGTGGCGTTGTCCGAGCTGTTCAGAGAGTCTGCTTCAATGTCTCTGAGGAGTGGACCTGTGACATGATCGTCTAACTGCAGCTGTCTGAATTGTGAACGGTCAGCCAGAATGACGGGGGGCAGAGTACGAATGTCCAGGCTGCCCATAACAGCATGATCTGGTAAAAGATCAGTCGGCCTGTCACAGGTCAGAGGCAAAGGGTTGCGTGACAGTGCGTCGGGAACTTTGTTCTGTGCACCAGGTTTGTGCACTATTGTGAAATCAAAGTCCTGCAAACGAAGTGACCAGCGGGCGAGTCGGCCCGTTGGGTTTTGACGAGGGCGGAAGTGTTCCAGAGCCCATATCACAGCGAGTCACTCATTCTCTGAAGTGCAGTAGGGGAGTTCAGCTTTGTGAAGGGAGCGACTAGCAAAAGCCACAACGTACTCACGACCCTTGTCATCCTTTTGCATCAACACTGCCCCAAGACCAATGTCACATGCATCGGCGTGAATGGAAAAGGGACGGTTGAAGTCTGGAAATGACAGGATCGGGGCTGATGTGACATAATCCTTCAAAGTGTCCATGGCCCTTCGACAGCTGTCGTCCCAGTGGAAAGCATTGTCCTTTCTGGTGATGGCGTGAAGAGGTTCGGCATGGCGGGCATAATTCTGAATGAAGCGTCGATAATAGCCAGTCAAGCCAAGGAACTGACGGATGTGTTTCACTGAGGTTGGGGTATCAAACTCCTTAACCGCCTTTACTTTGTCCGGATCGGGCTTAACACCTGATGATGTGATGCGGTACCCGAGAAAGGTGAATTCATCGAGGCAGAATTGGCACTTTTTGAGCTTCAATGACAAGCCAGCAGCCTGGAGTCTGCCCAGCACCTCCTCAAGATCCACTAAGTGCTGTTCAAAGGTAGGTGAGGCGATAACAATGTCATCCAGGTAGACTGCGCACGTTTTGTAAATGAGGCCAGCAAGCACACAGTTCATGAGTCTCTGAAAAGTTGCAGGTGCGTTGCAGAGCCCAAAGGGCAGCACCCGAAACTGGAAGAGACCGCAGTGAGAGATGAAGGCAGTTTTAGGCTTCGAGTCCTCTGCTACAGCAACCTGCCAATAGCCTCGCGCTAAGTCCAATGTCGAGACAAACTTTCCTCTTGCCAGAAAGTCCAAAGACTCATCTACACGAGGCAGGGGATAAGAGTCTTTTCGGGTAACTTGGTTGAGCCCTCGAAAGTCCACACAAAACCTTGGTTCCATGGCCGCTCTATTTACAATGACTACAGGAGCTGCCCAAGGGCTTGTGGAAGGTTCAAAGATGTTGTCCTTCAACATTTGTTGCACTTGTTCTTCAATCACACGTTTCTTAGCAGGTGACGTGCAATAGGGTGGGAGATTGACAGGTGTTGCATTGCCAGTCTCTATGGCGTGCTCAGTGAGAGCCGTTCGACCAAGTTGACCATCAAACAAGGAGCTAAACCTGCTGAGCAGATTTAGTAAAGCATCCTTGTTGTTCTCTGAGAGACTTGCTTCAGACAGTTTGGCTGTTAAGTCGGAGCGAACCAAGTCCAAAGACATCAGTGTTCCAGGTGAATGTGAGTAATCATTTTGAAGGTCCTCTTCATTGTCTGCGAGTGGGCAGGGGATGTCCTCAATGTAGACTCGTCTAGTGGGAATGTGAATAGAAACAGAAGCTCTTGCCATAAAATCCATTCCCAGAATGAAAGGAGAGGACAAATCTGGTATTATGGCAAAACGCTGGTAAAAGTTCTTGTTCATGAATCCAATATTGAGCCAAATAACACCAACAGGGATACAGGGAGCATTATTGGCGAGGTTAACTGCAGGACCATTCCACTCACTTGTGTTTCTAGGGTAAGAGTCATTTACTTGAATGAGATCTGCTCGTACAGCCGAGAGGGAAGCACCCGTGTCGAGGGTAGCATCCACAGATGAAGCATTGAAGTTCACTTTCGTTCTTAGTGGGGTATTCCAGTGGACTTGTGAAAAATTGTCTTCCAAGTGTCCAAGACTGTGTCCACCCTGTAGTGAATCGGGCGTGTGAGGCTCCGTTAGTAACTGGGGGAAGGTTGGCCTCTGTGAAatgtcctcccccccccccccctgtagTTTCCCGACTGCCTGTATTGTGGCTGGGATGTGGTGCTGCTTAATTCCACCTTTTCATGGCCAGGGTCAGAGGGGCCAGGTGCTGGCAATGGCTGGACTGGGCCATGCCTAGTGGTGTTCGAGGCTCATTGTGGGTGTTACAGTTTGGGCAGGTGCGTGTAGTGAACCCTGGCTGAGAGCATTTGAAGCAGTAAGGTTCAGGCTTATAGTTGTCTTTGCTACATAAAGCAGGCTGTGGTCTTTGTGGTCCAAGCACTGAGTGAAGCTCATGAGCACGTAGCAGCAGGTCCATTACAGAAGTGACATTAGCGCCATACAGGGCAACTCTGTATTTTTCGAGAGCATGTTTACTAATTAGGTCAATTCTGTCTTTTTCAGGTGGGGGGCTCTTCAGTTTGTCAAACTCACTCAACATGTGGGCGACAAACGTTGGGAGCTCGTCCTGAGCCTGAACACGATCCAAAATTCCTCTCAGGATGCGTTCTTGGTTGTCGGAGGACAGAAAAACTGTCTTAAACAGTTGACAGAATTGAGCCCATGATGTGATGTGGGAGCTCAGTGCCTTGAACCATTTCCCGGGCTCTTTTGCAAGAAAGTGTGGCAGTTCGTTTAGCAATTGCCCATCAGTTAGGTTCAATGAGGCTTTGTATGTGCCAACTGTATTTAACCAGTCCTCAGGTTGCACTTTTCCGTCCCCAGCATACACAGGAGGCTCCAGCTTTGCGTGATGTAAAGCTGCCGCAATCACTCTGGAAGTGCTGCTGAGTTTAAGTGAGTGAGATGGGAGGAAAGGATTTGTAGGTTGAAATGGGTTGCTGGGCAGGAACGGATTGGTACTGTTGGTGGGTTCAGTTTTGTCCATCACATGAACATGAGGTGTCGATGTGGCCATTGGGAAAACAGGAGACTGTGGgactgcaggagggggagagtTCCCCGTTGTGAGTTGGTCCCACTGCCTTAGTAAACTCTGCTGTATGTTCAGTGAGTCACGTAAACAATCACTAAGCTTATTCACCTCAGTTCTTAACTCCACCACTTGTTGGCTAAGGCTAGGAGTCACATTTTCAACTATCTGGCACATAGGTAACGAGGTAAGTTCCATGTCTGAGTCAGAGTCGTCTGGGCAGTGTGCCATTGCGATTTCAAAAAAATTAAGCCGCTCCAGGGCACAGCGCAGTTATTGATATAGCAGTAAAAGAGTCAGTTAGGTCAGACTagaaagacaaaactgcaaaaatgcGTTCAAGattaaatttagaaaaaacacatataaaatTTCGCCCAACATCTGAAATTAGACTGGAGTGATCAGAACCATGTTATTACAATAGCATATCTGCAACACTAGAGCTCAATGCAAGATTAGTTTTAAGTCGTTTCGTTATACTGAGCCGAAGACCAGCACCAACGGTTGTAGTCGGCCAAGCTATCACTTACATGTGCTACAGTCAGTCTCAGCAGAGGGAAAGGGGAATGAAAAGCCAGCAGAAATGTTCATGTCCAGGCTCTCCACAGAAGAATTAATCCTTAGAAGACGAAACcaacaacaaataacaaatcCACGGAGTCCATTCGCGTCGCGGAGTcagcttctctctttttctttctcccaagCGGAGCAGCGGCACACCACGGTATCCAGAAATTAGTCGGGTCCCACCTGAGCTGAGGCTGCGGCCATGGCTGGAGAAAACGTCCGAGCGTCTGCAAAACTGGGGGGATTTCCGAGACCGTTCACGTGCTAGAAGAGAAGAATCCTCGGCGGGATGCAAAAATTGTCTGAAGTCCAAGGGGAAAAAGTTCGGGCACCAGTTGTAACGTGCAGTGGAGATGAAGCCAGCCGCAGAGGTGTGCAGGTGGATAGCGAATGAGAAACAGCTTCTGACTTTCCAAAAagtactcatttatttacaatatcaaaaataaaagtgctaccTCTACCACACATTACTAAAGAGCACACTAGTTCGCGTACACACGGGAGCATCCATTACAGGAGGAGtgcgaagaagaacaaaaagggggTGACACCAGTCGTGAGACAGGAGGCGCCGCCATGTGGTGATACACTGCATTACAATAGCAACtgttacaatataaatattgttcTGAGAGGCTTTTTGTTGGTTGAGTCTGAAATTGAttgtatttataatttatatccttataaaaaggcagaaatatggtgttttattaataaacttacatttatggatataaaatagctaaaagtattaacaattttttttataaaaaaacatttatcattcttcctggggaacttaaagaaaaagaataaaacattttcccatcgtaaagaaaactcccttaaaatatggacaataacaaaactgctaaattcttccagaatctctgtgtaGAGGAACCAAAAGAGATGTGCcacagtttctggatgatccccacagaaagttcaattagtatttatgtctcttttaaatgttaccATATAGTGACTGGCTGGGtcacatttatgaagaattttaTATGAGATTTCCTTCACCTTGTTCACAATTAGATATTTATGGGATcatccagactgtcttccaGGTGATATCTGGAACATGTCGGTTCCAGTAAGATATTCTATATATGGGAGAGACATGATATCTTCTTGGAATAAACTACGtattctcttattgctgttaccaagttcctgtgaaaagcagatttttcccactgctgactcagctggatcagggagagtgactgaggcagatattgagctgtcagtgtttttatataacattaaagtcCCTGAGGGTATGGCACCAAGCACCATTGAGAATTCCCCAACAGTGTTTGACAAGTTTGACGAGCATCTTGACTTTTGGTCTTTGGATGTTAACAGTCCTGGATATGTGACTTCTTGTTTAACAGAAATGTTACAGAGAGCATTTGCAGTGCAGCCTTTAATTGCTagtaattcacatttttttagaTTTCGACATAAAGCAGATGCCTCAGAGAAATCACTAATAACACTAAGGGCTGGACGGATTTGATTTGCATTCTTCAAGAAGAGTGTGGTGTCATCAGCTAGCTGGCTGATGATGAGCTCCTTATCAGCTGTGCTGATTCCTTGTATAACAGGTCAAATCTCGGGATGGAGTCTTAATCGTTTTAATTGAGCTATTGCCATTCGTGTACAAGGTTTTGatagctttacagaaaaatgccaaATTTTTCCAAagagtggaaaataaattgatGTTCAATTGTATCAAAA
Encoded proteins:
- the LOC113017844 gene encoding uncharacterized protein LOC113017844 isoform X2; its protein translation is MAHCPDDSDSDMELTSLPMCQIVENVTPSLSQQVVELRTEVNKLSDCLRDSLNIQQSLLRQWDQLTTGNSPPPAVPQSPVFPMATSTPHVHVMDKTEPTNSTNPFLPSNPFQPTNPFLPSHSLKLSSTSRVIAAALHHAKLEPPVYAGDGKVQPEDWLNTVGTYKASLNLTDGQLLNELPHFLAKEPGKWFKALSSHITSWAQFCQLFKTVFLSSDNQERILRGILDRVHFTEANLPPVTNGASHARFTTGWTQSWTLGRQFFTSPLEYPTKNESELQCFICGCYPRHGCFPLGCTSRSHSSK
- the LOC113017844 gene encoding uncharacterized protein LOC113017844 isoform X1 translates to MAHCPDDSDSDMELTSLPMCQIVENVTPSLSQQVVELRTEVNKLSDCLRDSLNIQQSLLRQWDQLTTGNSPPPAVPQSPVFPMATSTPHVHVMDKTEPTNSTNPFLPSNPFQPTNPFLPSHSLKLSSTSRVIAAALHHAKLEPPVYAGDGKVQPEDWLNTVGTYKASLNLTDGQLLNELPHFLAKEPGKWFKALSSHITSWAQFCQLFKTVFLSSDNQERILRGILDRVQAQDELPTFVAHMLSEFDKLKSPPPEKDRVALYGANVTSVMDLLLRAHELHSVLGPQRPQPALCSKDNYKPEPYCFKCSQPGFTTRTCPNCNTHNEPRTPLGMAQSSHCQHLAPLTLAMKRWN